Proteins encoded by one window of Cuniculiplasma divulgatum:
- the aroC gene encoding chorismate synthase, with the protein MSFTFKDRISISIFGSSHGSSVGCILDGIPAGFKVDENVVNLWMTRRAPGQSSLTTQRKETDNVEFISGINNSYTDGGPITMLIRNKDVIERHYDELRERPRPGHGDLSLFLKYGPFRNYSGGGFLSGRMTAPLVAAGSIAIQLLAEKDIQISSYLQSMGDIRIKEDRFYDDLEVYGTKSRIPDSVSDDKADELIRHLQSQGDSTGGIVKTVVKNVPAGIGEPFFDSVESVISHLMFSVPGVKGIEFGDGFQLGRMNGSTSNDLFRMKDEKVKALSNHNGGILGGITYGNDIEFRTVFKPTSSIRKEQETVDIKNWNNTTVRVQGRHDPCIAIRAVPVVKCVTALSLLDLYLRRQSSYKGNFVNESSYGKDEWN; encoded by the coding sequence ATGAGTTTTACATTTAAGGACAGAATTTCCATTTCAATATTTGGATCTTCCCATGGTTCCTCAGTAGGCTGCATTCTTGATGGTATACCCGCAGGTTTCAAAGTGGATGAGAATGTTGTTAATCTGTGGATGACAAGAAGGGCTCCTGGACAGAGTTCACTTACCACCCAGAGAAAGGAAACAGATAATGTGGAGTTTATTTCGGGAATTAATAACAGTTACACGGATGGAGGGCCAATTACCATGCTTATAAGAAACAAAGATGTCATTGAAAGACATTATGATGAGTTAAGGGAAAGGCCCAGGCCAGGACATGGAGATCTGAGTCTGTTTCTCAAGTATGGACCATTCAGAAATTATTCAGGCGGAGGTTTTCTTTCAGGAAGAATGACTGCACCACTGGTTGCAGCAGGATCCATAGCAATCCAGTTACTTGCTGAAAAAGACATCCAGATTTCATCCTATTTACAGAGCATGGGAGATATAAGAATTAAGGAAGACAGGTTCTATGATGATTTGGAAGTCTATGGAACCAAGTCAAGGATTCCGGATTCCGTATCTGATGATAAGGCTGATGAACTTATTAGACACTTACAGTCCCAGGGTGATAGTACCGGTGGCATTGTAAAGACTGTTGTGAAAAATGTTCCTGCTGGAATTGGTGAACCATTTTTTGATTCTGTAGAGTCGGTCATATCACACTTAATGTTCTCTGTCCCAGGAGTTAAGGGCATTGAATTTGGTGATGGATTCCAGTTAGGAAGGATGAATGGAAGCACATCCAATGATTTGTTCCGTATGAAGGATGAAAAAGTAAAGGCACTGTCAAATCACAACGGTGGAATTCTTGGAGGAATAACCTATGGAAACGATATTGAATTTAGAACTGTATTCAAGCCCACTTCTTCCATTAGAAAAGAACAGGAAACGGTAGATATAAAAAACTGGAATAATACAACCGTAAGAGTTCAGGGGAGGCATGATCCTTGCATAGCAATAAGGGCTGTCCCGGTGGTTAAATGTGTGACAGCACT